From Patescibacteria group bacterium, a single genomic window includes:
- the metK gene encoding S-adenosylmethionine synthase, whose translation MNSFTFTSESVCAGHPDKICDQVSDAIVDAILQQDPFGRVAVETVAAKNRLIIAGEVSTTAVVNYEKIARDLIKSLGYLDPEYGFSYLVPIDIYIHEQSAEIACGVKKKGAGDQGMMFGFACKETENLMPLPISLAHALTQGIDKARETKSIPYLRPDGKSQVTVAYQNNKPTRVTSVVLAVPHDENVSLDDVKKELYVKVVSPVLHTYGYSITEDKLIVNGTGIWHRGGPASDTGLTGRKIVVDTYGGYSRVGGGAFSGKDPTKVDRSGAYAARFLAKNIVAAGLADKVEVRLAYFIGGRKPIMQEVETFGTEKTSPRCIRDFMLNLLDTSVEGILEGLNLQRPIYLPTATYGHFGRDNFTWEKVIK comes from the coding sequence ATGAATTCATTTACATTTACCTCAGAGTCTGTTTGTGCAGGACATCCTGACAAGATCTGCGATCAAGTCAGCGATGCTATTGTAGATGCAATTCTTCAACAAGATCCATTTGGAAGAGTCGCAGTTGAGACAGTGGCTGCCAAAAATCGTTTGATTATCGCAGGTGAGGTATCCACCACAGCCGTTGTAAACTACGAAAAAATTGCTCGAGACTTGATTAAAAGTCTTGGCTACCTTGATCCTGAATATGGTTTTTCTTATCTTGTGCCGATAGATATTTATATTCATGAACAATCCGCTGAAATTGCGTGCGGAGTTAAGAAAAAGGGTGCAGGAGATCAAGGCATGATGTTTGGATTTGCCTGTAAAGAAACAGAAAATCTTATGCCTCTTCCTATATCTTTGGCACATGCTCTAACCCAAGGTATTGATAAAGCCCGAGAGACAAAATCTATACCTTATCTTAGACCGGATGGTAAAAGCCAAGTAACTGTTGCGTACCAAAATAACAAACCAACAAGAGTAACATCTGTCGTTCTTGCTGTACCTCACGATGAAAATGTATCTCTTGATGATGTTAAAAAAGAATTGTATGTAAAAGTAGTTTCTCCTGTGCTCCATACATATGGATATTCGATAACTGAAGATAAATTAATTGTGAATGGCACAGGCATATGGCATAGAGGGGGACCTGCTTCAGACACAGGGCTTACAGGACGAAAGATAGTCGTTGATACCTACGGAGGATACTCAAGAGTAGGTGGCGGAGCATTTAGCGGTAAAGATCCAACAAAGGTTGACAGATCAGGAGCTTATGCTGCACGCTTCCTTGCAAAGAATATAGTTGCTGCAGGACTTGCTGACAAAGTTGAGGTGAGACTTGCATACTTTATTGGAGGTAGGAAGCCAATTATGCAAGAGGTGGAGACATTTGGTACAGAAAAGACATCGCCAAGATGTATCCGTGATTTTATGCTCAATTTGCTAGATACCTCTGTAGAAGGAATTCTTGAAGGCTTAAACTTACAAAGACCCATCTACCTTCCAACAGCTACTTATGGTCATTTCGGAAGAGATAATTTTACGTGGGAGAAGGTAATAAAATAA
- a CDS encoding transcriptional regulator produces MDNKSLKNRCQSCGIPLFHPDQYGTNSDGSENSEYCKYCFQNGLFIDPNMTLSQMIESSTSYMVNGLKMNESKARSLSQIIIPQLKRWRQ; encoded by the coding sequence ATGGATAATAAATCTTTGAAAAATCGTTGTCAAAGTTGTGGAATTCCACTTTTCCATCCTGATCAGTATGGAACAAATAGTGATGGCAGTGAAAATTCCGAATATTGCAAATACTGTTTTCAAAATGGTTTATTTATTGATCCTAATATGACTCTTTCTCAGATGATTGAGAGCTCAACATCGTATATGGTAAATGGTCTTAAAATGAATGAAAGCAAAGCACGCTCATTATCACAAATTATTATTCCTCAACTTAAACGTTGGAGGCAATAA
- a CDS encoding MFS transporter, whose product MSTKKGLFVFSAASFLHDVGSDIVFSVWPLFITNVLGANMAVLGLIDGIGDALVSLSQAVSGYLSDRLKKRKIFVFLGYLFGGVARIGYAFSPTWVWIIPFRILDRSGKIRSTPRDAMISEISDKSNRGRNFGILRAMDNLGAVVGILIAILFIKSFGYRNLFLFAAFPSLVAALLIIIFIKERPVSSDVFRGIRLSDFTSDLRLYTFLSAIFSLGTFSYSFLLVYAENKGFTLIAIPLLYLVFTLVAAMFSLPFGKLSDKFGRRTILHVSFLLWIGVVAIMFLFSNFVGIIGAFILYGLHKASLDPVQKALAAELAPQEYLASTLGGFQMIIGLMGLPSSFIAGLLWEYVGQSVPFIYSLILSIIAFLLLFLIKENKNLVS is encoded by the coding sequence ATGAGTACAAAAAAAGGTTTATTTGTTTTTTCCGCTGCGTCATTTCTTCATGATGTTGGTTCAGATATAGTGTTTTCAGTATGGCCACTTTTTATTACTAATGTTCTAGGTGCGAATATGGCAGTTCTGGGATTAATTGACGGGATAGGAGATGCACTTGTTTCACTCTCACAGGCTGTTTCTGGATATCTATCAGATAGATTAAAAAAAAGAAAGATTTTTGTCTTTCTAGGATATTTGTTTGGAGGTGTTGCTCGTATCGGATACGCTTTTTCTCCTACATGGGTTTGGATAATTCCATTTAGAATACTAGATAGATCAGGTAAGATCAGAAGTACTCCAAGAGATGCAATGATATCTGAAATTTCTGATAAGTCGAACAGAGGACGGAATTTTGGAATACTTAGAGCGATGGATAATTTAGGTGCTGTTGTTGGTATTCTGATTGCGATTTTATTTATTAAAAGTTTTGGATACAGGAATCTTTTTTTATTTGCCGCATTTCCTTCTTTGGTTGCCGCATTACTTATTATTATATTCATAAAAGAGCGCCCAGTATCTTCAGATGTTTTTCGTGGAATACGACTGAGCGATTTCACTTCTGATTTGAGATTATATACATTTCTCTCTGCTATTTTCTCCTTAGGTACATTTAGTTACTCTTTTCTTCTTGTTTATGCTGAAAATAAAGGTTTTACATTAATTGCTATACCTCTGCTCTATCTTGTATTTACATTAGTTGCGGCGATGTTTTCTCTTCCCTTTGGCAAATTATCTGATAAATTTGGAAGAAGAACGATTTTGCATGTATCTTTTCTTCTCTGGATTGGAGTTGTAGCAATTATGTTTTTATTTTCTAATTTTGTTGGTATTATTGGTGCATTTATTTTGTATGGACTTCATAAAGCATCTCTTGATCCTGTACAGAAAGCTTTAGCAGCTGAGCTTGCTCCACAAGAGTATTTGGCAAGTACGCTTGGCGGATTTCAAATGATTATTGGCTTGATGGGACTTCCGTCATCTTTTATCGCAGGATTATTATGGGAGTATGTAGGACAGTCGGTACCTTTTATATATTCACTAATTCTGTCAATTATTGCATTTTTGCTGCTTTTTTTAATTAAAGAAAATAAGAATCTCGTTTCTTGA
- a CDS encoding metal-dependent hydrolase, translated as MKPWIILIAIILSSIAIIAGIIYIIIQKKPDYVSSKKPMDTQNLTEDTIKITPISHATMVLNMAGQVIYVDPVGGEQSFAVQEAPDLILITDIHFDHFDNPTLEKVSKKDTVLIVPKAVAERMSKKIAGETVILANGEKTEQKGILIEAIPMYNIPESPQAFHTKGRGNGYVLEAKGERVYIAGDTSNIPEMRALKNIDIAFIPMNLPYTMTVEEAAEAVVAFKPKIVHPYHYRGEKGFSDINKFKELVNKADPSIKVELLNFYPNQ; from the coding sequence ATGAAACCCTGGATTATTTTGATTGCGATAATCTTAAGTAGTATTGCAATAATTGCAGGAATAATATATATAATTATTCAGAAGAAACCTGATTATGTTTCTAGTAAAAAACCTATGGATACACAAAATCTAACAGAAGACACAATTAAGATTACTCCCATATCTCATGCTACTATGGTACTTAACATGGCAGGTCAAGTAATCTATGTTGATCCAGTAGGAGGAGAACAATCTTTTGCAGTACAGGAAGCACCTGATCTTATCCTTATAACTGATATTCATTTTGATCATTTTGACAACCCGACGCTTGAGAAAGTCTCCAAGAAGGATACTGTTCTTATAGTTCCCAAAGCAGTCGCTGAGAGAATGTCCAAAAAAATTGCAGGAGAGACAGTAATTCTTGCCAATGGTGAAAAAACAGAGCAGAAAGGAATTCTGATTGAAGCAATCCCAATGTACAATATCCCAGAATCCCCTCAAGCATTTCATACAAAAGGAAGAGGAAATGGATATGTGCTAGAAGCCAAAGGAGAGAGGGTATATATCGCTGGCGATACCAGTAATATTCCTGAAATGAGAGCACTCAAAAATATTGATATTGCCTTTATACCAATGAATCTTCCCTATACTATGACTGTTGAAGAAGCAGCTGAAGCAGTCGTGGCATTTAAACCCAAGATAGTTCATCCTTATCACTATCGCGGGGAGAAGGGATTTTCTGATATTAATAAATTCAAAGAATTAGTTAATAAGGCTGACCCTTCTATCAAAGTAGAACTCCTCAATTTCTATCCAAATCAATAA
- a CDS encoding 6-pyruvoyltetrahydropterin synthase — MKVIKEIQWDMGHRVTNHHSQCRNFHCYRYKAEICVEGDLVRIEGISDEGMVIDFSDIRKIATEHIHNELDHGFMVWSKDKALVRFFKENIDKKNIIVPLVTTSENIAAWIFNQLDGQIKDKYKTDLRLRSIKLLETPTSVAIYTRKDAKKLRRRL, encoded by the coding sequence ATGAAGGTCATAAAAGAAATACAGTGGGATATGGGACATCGAGTGACTAATCACCACTCGCAGTGTAGAAATTTCCACTGTTATAGATATAAAGCTGAGATATGTGTTGAGGGTGATTTGGTAAGAATAGAGGGAATTTCTGATGAAGGCATGGTTATTGATTTTAGTGATATTAGAAAAATTGCAACAGAACATATCCACAACGAATTAGATCATGGATTCATGGTATGGAGTAAAGACAAAGCTCTCGTAAGATTTTTTAAAGAGAATATTGATAAAAAAAATATTATTGTTCCTTTAGTGACTACTTCTGAAAATATTGCCGCATGGATATTCAACCAACTTGATGGTCAGATAAAAGATAAGTACAAAACTGACTTGAGGCTTCGCTCAATCAAATTGTTGGAGACACCCACAAGTGTGGCTATTTACACACGGAAAGATGCTAAAAAGTTAAGAAGAAGATTATGA
- a CDS encoding hypothetical protein (possible pseudo, frameshifted) — translation MVTIQLLERSLGVLYNKKCRPWQDKNPTMSNNSSARKELITNFVPQLLSFFGEDISREGLVETLQRVYRMYEELLSDYLQDPKVVFQNIQSNGYKDLITLTNIRFYSLCEHHMIPFLGKFILVMFPTGGYLGFLNLLD, via the coding sequence TTGGTTACAATACAGTTATTGGAACGGTCGTTGGGCGTCCTGTACAATAAAAAGTGTAGGCCGTGGCAAGACAAAAACCCAACAATGTCTAACAATAGTAGTGCTCGAAAAGAACTAATCACCAACTTTGTTCCCCAATTGTTGAGTTTCTTCGGTGAGGATATTTCTAGAGAGGGTTTGGTTGAAACTCTCCAGAGAGTTTATAGGATGTATGAAGAATTGCTTAGTGATTATCTTCAAGATCCAAAAGTTGTTTTTCAAAACATTCAAAGCAACGGTTACAAGGACTTAATTACACTAACAAATATAAGATTTTATAGTCTTTGTGAACATCACATGATTCCATTTTTGGGAAAATTCATATTGGTTATGTTCCCAACGGGAGGGTACTTGGGCTTTCTAAATTTGTTAGATTAA
- a CDS encoding transcriptional regulator: MKKEELKKGLKNKQAILACAREFNMVGDPTRLKICYLLCRHKELSVSEIAEVVGVSISAVSHTLRKLKKANMVESHRKSRTVYYQLKNRGIVNILRQRFANL, translated from the coding sequence ATGAAAAAGGAAGAACTCAAAAAGGGACTCAAAAATAAGCAAGCCATTCTCGCATGTGCGCGAGAATTCAACATGGTCGGCGACCCGACGCGCCTCAAAATCTGTTATCTCCTGTGCCGACACAAAGAGCTTTCGGTCAGCGAGATAGCAGAGGTTGTTGGAGTCTCAATTTCTGCTGTTTCGCATACACTGCGCAAGCTAAAAAAGGCGAATATGGTGGAAAGCCACCGGAAATCACGCACCGTTTATTACCAACTAAAAAATAGAGGTATTGTTAATATTCTTAGACAAAGATTTGCCAATTTATGA
- a CDS encoding mercury(II) reductase — translation MKTFELIIIGGGAGAFAAAIRANELKAKTAMINSGLPWGGTCVNVGCVPSKTLLYASEVLYHAKHHGVAGIELEIQNFDFQKVVEDELSLVEKLRNEKYEKVLKNLEYVTAIEGRAKFVSQNEVEVNGEKLRAEKFIIAAGSTANVSQIEGIHEVGFITHIEALRLNYQPKELIVIGAGPLGLEFAQMFSRFGTKVTILQRGDSILSYAEKELTDRLSEILSKEGITIKTHVEVKSARIEDTKKVVSYHIGKSQEEVSADEILVATGKTPNTHGLGLDIVEVEVNKTYAIIVNQYFQTSNPNIFAVGDITNLPLRLETTAGREGTLAAENALKGTTLSIDYHTVPYTIFTDPQIAGVGFTEEKLIKQIGVCDCRTTSFADVPKAIIMRRTEGLIKMVIHPQTKQILGVHILAPNAGELIAEAMMLIKNKNTIDDVVNSLPMFPTLSEAIKITALSFSKDISKLSCCI, via the coding sequence ATGAAGACATTTGAACTTATTATTATAGGCGGAGGAGCGGGCGCATTTGCAGCTGCAATCAGAGCCAACGAACTGAAAGCCAAAACCGCTATGATTAACTCAGGCCTTCCATGGGGCGGTACCTGCGTCAATGTAGGCTGTGTTCCCTCAAAAACGCTTCTTTATGCTAGTGAAGTTTTATATCACGCAAAACATCATGGTGTAGCTGGTATTGAGCTTGAAATACAAAATTTTGATTTTCAAAAGGTAGTTGAGGATGAACTTTCACTTGTAGAAAAATTGCGCAATGAAAAATACGAAAAAGTACTGAAAAATTTAGAATATGTAACTGCGATTGAAGGCAGGGCAAAATTCGTTTCTCAGAATGAAGTAGAGGTAAATGGCGAAAAGTTGAGAGCTGAAAAATTTATCATTGCTGCTGGCTCTACTGCCAATGTTTCGCAAATTGAAGGAATACACGAAGTTGGATTTATTACACACATTGAAGCACTGCGACTTAATTATCAGCCAAAAGAATTAATTGTAATTGGAGCAGGGCCACTGGGATTAGAATTTGCCCAAATGTTTTCCCGCTTTGGCACAAAGGTAACAATTTTACAGCGCGGCGATTCAATTTTATCATATGCTGAAAAAGAACTCACTGATCGTCTATCAGAAATACTTTCAAAAGAAGGAATAACAATCAAGACACATGTTGAAGTAAAAAGCGCTCGCATAGAAGATACAAAAAAAGTTGTTTCCTATCATATAGGCAAATCGCAGGAGGAAGTATCTGCAGACGAAATACTTGTGGCTACAGGTAAAACACCCAACACGCATGGACTGGGACTCGATATTGTTGAAGTTGAGGTGAATAAAACTTATGCAATTATTGTTAATCAATACTTCCAAACCTCCAATCCGAACATCTTTGCTGTTGGCGATATCACCAATTTGCCACTACGCCTTGAAACAACTGCCGGACGAGAAGGCACGCTTGCCGCTGAAAACGCACTCAAAGGTACAACACTTTCAATTGACTATCACACCGTACCCTATACGATTTTTACCGACCCTCAGATTGCCGGAGTTGGCTTTACAGAGGAGAAGCTGATTAAACAAATAGGTGTTTGTGACTGTCGTACGACTTCATTTGCAGATGTACCAAAGGCAATTATCATGCGCCGCACAGAAGGTCTCATCAAAATGGTGATTCATCCCCAGACAAAGCAAATTTTGGGTGTCCATATTCTCGCACCAAACGCTGGAGAACTTATTGCCGAAGCGATGATGCTCATAAAAAACAAAAATACAATTGATGATGTTGTAAACTCTTTGCCAATGTTTCCGACGCTTTCTGAAGCGATCAAAATTACCGCGCTGTCTTTTTCAAAAGACATTTCAAAATTAAGCTGCTGCATATGA
- a CDS encoding FMN reductase, whose protein sequence is MKNKATIQIKVIVGSTREGRFSDKAAAWIAEEIKKQEGVTVEVLDLRDYDMPFFNEPMSPSFKQEPYKNEAVSRFTKKIEEGDAFVIVTPEYNHGTSAVLKNALDWVYQEWNNKPVAFVSYGTVGGARAVEQLRLNVIELQMAPIRNAVHIPGEQYYQVLFGKMDMKELFAAQKDKAEAMIIQLLWWARALKNAREID, encoded by the coding sequence ATGAAAAACAAGGCAACAATTCAAATCAAAGTAATAGTTGGCAGCACTCGTGAAGGTCGTTTCAGCGACAAGGCCGCAGCATGGATTGCCGAAGAAATAAAGAAACAGGAAGGCGTTACGGTCGAGGTGCTGGATCTGCGCGACTACGATATGCCGTTTTTCAATGAGCCGATGAGTCCGTCATTCAAGCAAGAACCATATAAAAACGAAGCGGTATCTCGTTTCACCAAAAAAATAGAGGAAGGCGATGCTTTTGTAATTGTGACACCAGAATATAATCATGGAACATCCGCTGTCCTTAAAAATGCGCTTGATTGGGTGTATCAAGAATGGAATAACAAGCCGGTTGCATTCGTAAGCTACGGTACCGTCGGAGGTGCGCGCGCTGTTGAGCAACTACGCCTCAATGTAATTGAGCTTCAAATGGCTCCAATCAGAAATGCCGTTCACATTCCCGGCGAACAATATTACCAAGTGTTATTTGGTAAAATGGATATGAAAGAATTATTTGCAGCGCAAAAAGATAAGGCTGAGGCCATGATCATCCAACTTCTCTGGTGGGCTCGCGCTTTGAAAAACGCTCGAGAGATCGATTAA
- a CDS encoding phosphoglycerate mutase codes for MKVYFVTHGESQDYCDNIYERPESPLTDDGYQDILILAEKFSKISFDVIISSPLERAIETAEEIAKSSNKKVEINELFTEVRLPKELEGRSIDDPKIKNIQKLLLAKWSYPAWHYSDEENFTDVKKRAINALSYLNQRQEKDIVVVTHSHFLTMVFLVMALGKYVTAEEYSRFDTFSQMDHASISLCELTAKGWKMQIWNESFHLIRSIN; via the coding sequence ATGAAAGTTTATTTTGTCACACATGGTGAGAGTCAGGATTATTGTGATAATATTTATGAGCGTCCTGAATCTCCTTTGACAGATGATGGGTATCAAGATATTTTAATTCTTGCAGAGAAGTTTTCTAAAATCTCATTTGATGTGATAATCTCAAGTCCTCTTGAAAGAGCAATAGAAACAGCTGAGGAGATAGCCAAATCGTCTAATAAGAAAGTTGAGATTAATGAACTTTTTACAGAAGTCAGATTACCCAAAGAATTAGAGGGAAGAAGTATTGATGATCCCAAGATAAAAAATATCCAAAAATTACTTCTTGCAAAGTGGTCTTACCCCGCATGGCACTACTCTGATGAAGAGAACTTTACCGATGTTAAGAAACGAGCAATAAATGCACTGTCATACCTAAATCAAAGACAAGAAAAAGATATTGTGGTTGTGACGCATAGTCATTTTTTGACAATGGTTTTTTTAGTCATGGCGCTGGGAAAGTACGTTACAGCAGAGGAATACTCCCGCTTTGATACCTTTTCTCAGATGGATCATGCTAGCATTTCTCTTTGTGAATTAACCGCTAAAGGATGGAAGATGCAAATATGGAACGAAAGTTTTCATTTAATAAGATCTATAAATTAA
- a CDS encoding peptidase M20, whose translation MENNILSLTKKLIAIKSTPDNNKALEQCLMEVLTQLKGYTVEMFESNGYKSALVYNTPKRPKKFKIILNGHLDIIPGKESQYTPQIKNGRLYGVGAMDMKASVASFVEVFKEVADKINYPLGIQLVTDEEIGGFNGTKYQIDNGVRADFVIVGETTNFKIENEAKGIIWMKISSNGKTAHGAYPWMGKNAIWRMNDFLNLLSKKFPLPTKKEWVTTVNLAKITTNNNTFNKIPDQCEIWLDIRYIPEDTKTVIKAIKDILPQGFSLQIIVKEPAQFVKNDNSFIRQLQKIGRKHLLKSVSLNQGQGSSDARHFTRVKTDAVEFGPYGHGMGTDNEWIDVQSLKQYSHILKDFLLNN comes from the coding sequence ATGGAAAATAATATTCTATCCTTAACCAAAAAACTGATAGCTATTAAGTCCACTCCGGATAACAACAAGGCATTAGAACAATGTCTTATGGAAGTTCTTACACAACTGAAAGGTTATACAGTTGAAATGTTTGAGAGTAATGGATATAAAAGTGCTCTGGTATATAACACTCCTAAAAGGCCTAAGAAATTTAAGATTATTTTAAATGGACATCTTGACATTATTCCCGGAAAAGAGAGTCAATACACACCCCAAATAAAAAATGGGAGACTATATGGAGTGGGAGCTATGGATATGAAAGCAAGTGTAGCTAGCTTTGTTGAGGTTTTTAAAGAGGTGGCTGATAAGATTAATTATCCGTTGGGAATACAGCTTGTTACGGATGAGGAGATAGGAGGATTTAATGGAACAAAATATCAAATTGATAACGGTGTCCGAGCAGATTTTGTTATTGTTGGTGAAACGACCAATTTCAAAATTGAAAATGAAGCCAAAGGTATCATCTGGATGAAAATCTCATCCAATGGCAAAACAGCACATGGGGCATATCCTTGGATGGGGAAAAATGCTATCTGGAGAATGAATGATTTTCTCAATCTCCTATCAAAAAAATTCCCCCTTCCTACAAAAAAAGAATGGGTTACAACAGTCAATCTTGCAAAAATTACAACCAACAATAATACTTTTAATAAAATTCCTGATCAATGTGAAATATGGCTGGATATTCGCTATATACCTGAGGATACAAAAACAGTTATCAAGGCAATAAAAGATATACTTCCTCAAGGATTTTCACTGCAGATAATAGTGAAAGAACCTGCTCAATTTGTAAAAAATGATAACTCATTTATAAGACAGCTGCAAAAAATAGGCAGAAAACACCTCTTAAAAAGCGTATCACTAAATCAAGGACAAGGATCATCAGATGCGAGACATTTTACAAGGGTCAAAACAGATGCAGTTGAATTTGGGCCTTATGGTCACGGTATGGGAACTGACAATGAATGGATAGATGTTCAAAGTCTTAAGCAATATTCACATATTCTTAAAGATTTTTTACTCAACAATTAA
- a CDS encoding phosphohydrolase has product MDTQNSNFLSREQAYSILTKYVKTPNLIKHSLATEAVMKALYRRLYQGTPLDPKIEEEWGITGLLHDADYEISKGHPEKHGLLLFEKEPNKIPEHIAYAIKAHNYEKTLVVPKNLLDWAIACCDQLTGLIVAAALIHPEKKLAPLTTEFVLNRFHEKSFAKGADRRSILKCEEKLQIPLEEFVTITLDAMKNISDQLGL; this is encoded by the coding sequence ATGGACACTCAAAATAGTAATTTTCTTTCACGTGAACAAGCATATAGCATTCTCACAAAATATGTTAAAACACCCAATCTGATCAAACACTCTCTTGCTACCGAAGCAGTCATGAAAGCTCTCTATCGCAGACTCTATCAAGGGACACCTCTTGATCCTAAGATAGAAGAAGAATGGGGTATAACAGGTCTTCTTCACGATGCTGATTATGAAATATCTAAAGGACATCCGGAAAAACATGGACTTTTGCTGTTTGAGAAAGAACCTAACAAAATCCCAGAACATATAGCTTATGCTATTAAAGCCCATAACTATGAAAAAACACTCGTTGTTCCCAAGAATCTTCTCGATTGGGCTATTGCCTGTTGTGATCAACTGACAGGTCTTATTGTTGCAGCAGCACTTATACATCCTGAGAAAAAACTTGCTCCATTAACTACAGAGTTCGTACTCAATAGATTTCACGAAAAATCTTTTGCCAAAGGAGCGGATCGAAGATCTATTCTAAAATGTGAAGAAAAACTGCAGATTCCACTTGAAGAGTTTGTTACTATCACCCTTGACGCAATGAAAAATATAAGTGATCAACTAGGTTTGTAG
- the thrS gene encoding threonine--tRNA ligase, with the protein MKNKNQQEKLNQLRHSCSHLLAAAVLELWPNTKPTIGPAIENGFYYDFEFQENISEEDLPKIEKKMREILPTWESFSHREVSADEAKAFYKNNPYKLELIDEIIKKGEKITFYKAGKFEDLCRGGHVDHPNKEIGAFKLLSLAGAYWRGSEKNKMLTRIYGTAFPTQKELNEYLLMLEEAKKRDHKKLGQQLGLFMFHETAPGMPYWLPKGVIIYNELINFWREEHYNRGYQEIMSPLLNKKALYETSGHWEHYRENMFVVETEEKEVYGIKAMNCPNAMIVFGSSSRSYRDLPLRLGDTDTLHRYERSGTLNGLLRVREFRQDDAHIFVTEEQIKSEYQNIFAIVEKFYSIFKISYSFRLGTRPEKYMGDLKTWNKAETALKEILKESGKEYTIEEGDGAFYGPKIDILMKDSLGRSWQMGTIQLDFQQPKNFNLRYTDIDGKEKMPVVIHRVVYGSLERFIGILLEHFAGAFPIWLSPIQVMLLPIADRHVEYAQETADKLRRAKIRVSIDTRSETLQAKIREATLQKVPILGIIGDKEIDQNSISVRLRNGEDQGQVEISQFIQRLREDIDKKTQS; encoded by the coding sequence ATGAAAAATAAAAATCAACAGGAAAAACTCAATCAACTTAGACACTCATGTTCACACCTTCTTGCAGCTGCAGTCTTGGAGCTTTGGCCCAACACCAAACCCACAATTGGTCCTGCTATTGAAAATGGATTTTATTATGACTTTGAGTTCCAAGAAAATATAAGTGAAGAAGATCTACCCAAAATAGAGAAAAAAATGCGCGAAATTCTTCCTACATGGGAATCTTTCTCTCATAGAGAAGTATCTGCTGACGAAGCAAAGGCTTTCTATAAAAATAATCCTTACAAACTAGAGCTTATAGATGAAATTATCAAAAAAGGCGAGAAAATCACCTTCTATAAAGCAGGCAAATTTGAGGATCTATGCAGGGGAGGGCATGTTGATCATCCCAATAAAGAAATTGGAGCATTCAAGCTTCTCTCCCTTGCAGGTGCCTATTGGCGAGGAAGTGAAAAAAATAAAATGTTGACAAGGATTTATGGAACAGCATTTCCAACACAAAAAGAGTTAAATGAGTATCTTTTAATGCTGGAGGAAGCAAAAAAACGCGATCATAAAAAACTGGGGCAGCAACTGGGATTATTTATGTTTCATGAGACAGCCCCAGGAATGCCTTATTGGCTACCAAAAGGAGTTATTATTTACAATGAACTAATCAATTTTTGGAGAGAAGAACACTACAATCGAGGATATCAGGAGATTATGTCACCTCTTTTGAATAAAAAAGCGTTATACGAAACATCTGGACATTGGGAGCATTATAGAGAAAATATGTTCGTTGTCGAAACAGAGGAGAAAGAAGTCTATGGTATTAAAGCTATGAACTGTCCAAACGCAATGATTGTTTTTGGAAGTTCCTCTCGTTCATACCGCGATCTTCCACTTCGTCTTGGGGATACAGATACTTTACATAGATATGAACGATCCGGAACACTTAATGGGCTCCTCAGAGTCAGAGAGTTTCGTCAAGACGATGCTCATATTTTTGTAACTGAAGAACAGATAAAATCTGAATATCAGAATATCTTTGCAATTGTTGAAAAGTTTTATTCTATATTTAAAATCTCATATTCTTTTAGATTAGGGACGAGGCCAGAAAAATACATGGGAGACCTTAAGACATGGAATAAAGCAGAAACAGCTCTTAAAGAAATTCTCAAAGAAAGCGGAAAAGAATATACCATTGAAGAGGGCGACGGCGCATTTTATGGTCCCAAGATTGACATTTTGATGAAAGATTCATTAGGCAGATCATGGCAAATGGGAACAATTCAACTTGATTTTCAGCAGCCCAAAAATTTCAACCTTCGTTATACCGATATTGACGGTAAGGAAAAAATGCCCGTTGTGATTCATCGAGTGGTCTATGGATCATTAGAACGATTTATTGGTATCTTGCTAGAACATTTTGCTGGTGCCTTCCCGATTTGGCTTTCTCCTATTCAAGTAATGTTACTTCCTATTGCCGATAGGCACGTAGAATATGCACAGGAAACAGCTGATAAATTACGCCGCGCTAAAATAAGAGTCTCCATAGATACGCGTTCAGAAACATTGCAAGCTAAGATTCGTGAGGCTACTTTACAAAAGGTACCAATTCTGGGTATAATAGGGGATAAAGAAATTGATCAGAATTCTATCTCGGTTAGACTGAGAAATGGAGAAGATCAAGGTCAAGTAGAAATCTCTCAATTTATACAAAGGTTAAGAGAAGACATTGATAAAAAGACACAAAGCTAA